The Brassica oleracea var. oleracea cultivar TO1000 chromosome C7, BOL, whole genome shotgun sequence sequence GGTGATTAGATTACAGTCAGGACTGCAGCTGACCAGATTAGCTCATAAATAAATGAACTCGGAACAAACCATTTCCAATAGTAGTCCTTCTCACTAAACGACGCCTAGAGTCATCTTCATCTTCTGGTGCACTGAATCTTAATAAAATTGGAGATATTTAGTCAGAAAGTTCCTAAAAGTTTCTCCTGGACCAGTGAGTTGTTGGCAAACTGAATCAACATGCCATCAGAGAGGGAAATTATATCAGATAGGGACTCACTGGCTTTCATAATCTGAAGATGAAGCAGTCCTTCCATTATCCATTCCAGACTTATATTCAAATGCAACATATTGCTGACCATTTAGAACTTGAGACTCTTGATGCTGCGCCAGTGAGGTAAATCAGATAAAAGCACCAATGTACGCAAGTCTAGACAAGTAAATACTAAACAAATAATTTCGTGATGGCGGGCATATGACAGACCTGGTCTATAACAGACTCAATTTTTTCCTTCCACATAAGTGCTTCCTGGATGTTGAACGCTGCCATCTAGCAAGAATATACTACTCCATAATTAACTAACAAGGTAAAATGTAGTGCTAGCTATTTTTGGAAGTAAAGAGAAGATACCGTTATTCTATGGTGCTTTTCTTTCTTGTTATAGACAGACAACACGTAAACCATCTGCAGAAAAGAGTTGACAAGCACAAAAGAAAATTTTAAAGGCATAAGTGATAGTACAGTCAAGGTTATAATAATAGGAAGTTAACTTGGCATGAAGAACCATCAACTGATTCACTACAAACATTATCAAATGTCTTTGAACTGCAGAAAGAGATTGAAAATGCTGTAAAAATCTGGCCTTGCACAACCTTTAGATGATCCCTCTAATTTATTTGTTTAAAATGTGGGATTTTTATAGCATACATATAAGTATCTTTTGTGCATTAAATGTTAATATTCTCATGAAACATGGAGCACATTTGCTAACCAAATTTAGTTGAATCAAGTATTATACTCTCAGTTACTTAGCTCAAAAAGTCTTGCTCACAACTAAGAAAATATTTCTCTACCAAGCAGTGCCTCCTATTTCCTATAATAGTCTTCTTCTCCTACTCATTAAGTTCAAATATTAGCCTAAATAATTTTCTAGCTTATAAATATAATGTCAAGACCAGAGGTTGCAATTCACAAAACCACATACTGTCGACCTATAAGCACTTGGAGTAACAAAATAGTAACAGAAAAGGTAAAGTTAAGACTACTGACATGACCATGATGCGTCTTCAAGCCTCGATCTTCAACTCTGCAGTTGCCATCAATTAACATGGTCTTGATAGGAACCTGTATTCACCACATGTAGAAAGCATCATCATTACACACACGCCCCATAAGTTATAGTAGACTTTTTTTCCTATAAGCATAGTGCCTTATACAGTCCACTCTATGATCTCACAGACATACTTGGAAACCCAGAGACATATAATACTGATTTTCAAGAAACCCAAAAGGGAAAGTTTGAAACTTGCAAAACAGATACAAAAAAAAAAAGAAAAAGAAAAGTAAAAAGAGTTTAGAAGCGGTTAAGACCTGAGAATCCTGAGGTTTCTTCTTGTAATAGGCCATAAGACGAGGCTCCAAAACGAAGTACCTCATATGAATATACGACCGTCCGATCTTCCTCCTTCCATACCTCACCATCCACCCTTCGTACACTACCTTTGACATTCTCCCTGTCCGTACGAGAAGGAAGAACAAGGGCACAACTTTCCCCACGGAAAACCGAAACTGGAACTATATGTATTTCCGCGGGAGATGATCATATACTACTTGGACATGACCTGTGTTGTTCATCGGAGCTCCGGCGCCGGAATCTGGTGTTGGATTCCGGCGAAGATTTAAAGAGCTCGAAGCTCCGGAGAAAGAATCAAGTTTGTAGACGACGAAAAAACAAAGAGAAAGCGATTCAACTTTGACAGAAACAGAAAATTTTCTTCTTCAGGGAAAAACCGTAGAGAGACAAAGAAATAATATAAAAACTGATTTAAGTGGACAACAAAAACTAATCACGCCAAAGATGTCTTCTTGTTGGATAAACAAACAAAACATAATTAATATGGTAATAAAACATAATTAATTTAAAATTAAGACATGTCAAATCAGTTCGAAACACACATTTCCGATTTGTCCTCATGTATATGCATGTATAGCTGACTATCGAAGGTCGCTGACGGCGAGCTTATATTCCGTTAGGCACGACGACGTATCAACATATTAGATGACGTGTGAACCACAATCCAAAGAAAAGTTTATTTTTCTTTTTTTTTTGCAGCGAATTATTGATGCATCGAATTCAAAATAATTTCAAAACTAATTACAGATCAATATCTGCACTAATAATTTTACAAAAAAGATTAAAAATTAAAAAAAATCACAGATCAATTTTGCAGTGACCAGATACGTATAGATTTAGCAGTGTATTGGGTTTTGTTTTGTTGTTTTATAAACATATACAAATTTGAAGAAAAATATTACATGGTCCAGTGTCTGGCTATGTGCTGAGCTACGGATTCAAAACCTCTTAGACACTAAATAAATGATAGTTAAAAGAAAACTTATAATACATGATGAGTGAAGAGGATGAAGTGCTTGAAGCATAACTACACTTATGCACTCTGTTTTCCTTTACCGAACCTGAACTGTCTGTCTGATAAATGCTACTGCCAAACACCAAACCTCGTACATGTATCTATGTAACTGTATCATGGACCCGCACACAAATGCTTCAGGTTTGTTTCGTAGTGTGCCCTCCAACCAAGACAGGAAAGTAATAACTACTCAATCAAAATCTCGACAGGAGGGTCTCAAATGCTTGAGATCCTCGTGGTCTAACGTCATTACATAGCTGATGAATCTCCACGGTTCTTGTCCTCCAAACCTGAAAATAAAATCTGATTACATCTTACTGATTTCTCTATCCAGATTGTCCTAACAAACAAAACCATCGATTCTATCCACTAAATAAGAGTAACATCTCCAAACAGCACGAGACTGAAAAGTGTTGGAATGCTCAGGATACAGAAGCCATAATTTATTAGCTTTTCTTGTATTAGCAAAACGAGAAATCTTAAGACAATGTGTCGTATCAATGACAAGAAAACAGATAGATAAGAGCTTCAAAACATTAATAGAGAAATAAACATATAGACAGTGAAATGTACCTTTGCGCATATAGAGAAGATGGATCCCAGAGCTTCCACAATCATGTGGGATGAACAAAGGCAAACTTTTCAAGTCAACGGCATCATCTAAGAGAGGAGGCTTCTTGTTAAAACCAGAGCACATCTCACTGACTTGTCTCTGCAACCCAACAAACTGAGGCATAACATCGCTCCAGCCATCAATTGAAAGACTATTACCAAACAACTTAAAAGCACCCTTTCTAGTTGCTTCTACAGCTGAAAACAAAAAAAAAGTAATAACATGAAAAAGAAGTTCATCAGAGGAAAGATTACTTGTAATCAAGAAATTTCATAGAAAGAAAGAGAGAGAGTGAGTGTGTGTGTGTGTGTATATACTGTTATAAGGAGCTGCAAGAAGAAGGTTTGTGGGGAGACCAATGCCGAGACCAGCGAGTGTAATGCCAACACTGAAACCAACGCCGCAGCCAGCACCGACGTAGCCAATGACCTCAGGGCCAAAACCAGGTCCCCATCCGACGCCACAACCTATCCCAATCCCCATTCCCCAAAAAGCTCCATAAGTAGGATGAACCGGATTCCATTTCTCATACCTCCTGAATATGCCCTTGATGATCATCACCACCTATGAAGAGGTTTGAAACACAACCGTAAGATTACCACTGACCCACTAGAATCATCTTCAATACCCAAATCCAATGCACGTTAAAAGCTATAGACTATTAAACCAACACTATGTATAATATCACCAGCCAAGCATAAAGTAGATATGAGAAACCAGTTCACTTGGTGGCAAACCAGACAATTGATGAATAACAAACATTCAGACCAACTGGGATAAATCTAAAGAAGAAACAGAGACAAAGAACAGAACAGAACATCTAAGGTTTACCATTAAGGGATTGCTGTTTCAGTTTTTCTCTTCCGTTTCGATCTTCGCTCCTTCTTTGTTTTTCACCTTTGATTGGATTTGCAGATGCAAAACACTCTTCGTTAGCCTTTTCGCCGACGAACACCGATTAACCACTCGTCGTTTAGCGCTTGGATAAAAGAAGAAGCAAAATAACCGGTCCGGCCATGCTTGACCGTATAATTCGACCCGGTTTACCATCCAAATATCAGAAGGTTGAAATTAAATTAAATCAATAATTGGACCGGGTAAAACGGATGTATACCGGATCCAACTGAACCAGCATTAGAGTATAAACCTTGTCCATTTCTCCCACTCGAAAACAGAACGGAGAAGAGAACACAAAAATCCGACGATGCATGTCCACTTTGTCTATATTTTGATAGGGTTTTGCTTCTTGGTTCATGTCTGGTATGGTCCCATCATGCTCAGCTCCTCAAGCATGAGAAAGAACAAAACAAACACAGCCCCTTTGATATTTTTCTCGAAACCAGTACAAGAAGATACTTCAAGAGTGTGCTTCTGCCAATCCCCCAAACGCAGCTATAGCAAAGTACCCAAGTCGAACTTTATTGCAAACCACCAAGTTAATCGCTACTCATAATACAAACCATCACACGACCGAAAGCATGAAAAGAAAATGAAACAAGGGCTGCAGACGACATAGACCGTCGTGTAACTGAAAAGACATTAAGGTATTTGATTTTATGGACAAACCAGAGTATAGAGTAAAGATATTTATAGTAAAGAGTATTCTTCAGAAGAGGCTTGTGTTTGAGGTTTTTTTTTTTGGGTCAGCCGGCGACTTTCCTAGAGTAGGCGTTGGTGGTGGGTTGTGTTGGTCTAATGAACATGTTACGTGTTTCTCCTACACATCCTGCCTTCATCTGCGGCGGCTTCAGCTGCTGTTGCTGCATCACAGACACTGAGTGTCTTCTAGACACGGTTCCTCTGATGCTCATGTTCGAGATCTTATCAGCAGTTTCAGATACACCACGAGCGACACGGTTCTTGTTCACCGATGAACCTGCTGCATTACCTCCAATTGAATGGTTTTGTTTTGATTAAATGAAGAAAAACAACCATTGTAAGTGTTATACGACATAAGGGGTGGTTTTAAGGTTTTTACTTACAAGGACTCTTTCTTCCGGGTGGTCTGTATATGGAGTCTTTGACGGAACTTCTCACCGGCTTAGTGTTTCTCGTAGCATCTTGCTTAGCCAAATCGAGTTTCCTCTGAACACCACTACCAAAAGCAGTATTCGACTTTGGAGTAGAATGGCTGTTGAATGTCTTAGCTTTGGCAAGAGACACTGGTTGCCGTTTAACTGGTTGCTGCTCGAATGATCCCCTTGGTCCAACTAGAAACATCACGACATGAAATTTAGTTTTGCAACAATCTCAATACCAATATAGTAATCCATATCCTGATATTGGCAACCAACAAACTAAAAAGATTTTACCAGGCGGAGTTCTTGCAACAGATGGCTTGGGTCGGAGAGATGGTGGGACATAAAAGCAACTCTGCCACGTGAGAACATGTTTAAATCAGCTGATCAAGAGTGGAGCTATAAGAAGAAAGTACTCTCCGGTGTACCTGAAAGAACGGGTGCTGCAGGGCCTCTTCAGCAGTCGGTCTGTTGCATGGATCCCAGGAGCAAAGCCGCTGAACGATCACGAAAACAGGTAAAGATTAGTGTCACGAAATATGTCCACAGCTATAGGGCAACTCCTTTTAAAAAAGTGTTAATTACCGTAATAAGATTAATTGCATCTTTACTAGCAGATGGCATCAAGCTTGAAAGAGGCACACCAGAAAGCTACAAGATGACAACAGTTAGTCCTTAACTATTGAGGCTCAACACACATTATTCAAGCTCGAACAATACCTGAGGGAATTGATAGTTTATGGTGTTAGCAAGATTAAGTCCCTCTAACCAGGTCTCTTCAGTTGGACTGCCTATGACATCACAGATTTTGTAGATTTCATCTGCTTCACTACAAGAATGATACGACAACATTTTCACTTGGTTATTAGCTTTGAACTCTGCAACATTTCAAACCACCAAAATACAAATCAATCACTGCTAAGTTACCTAGCCCCTGGAAATATAGGACGCAGAGACAACAGCTCAGACATAATAGCTCCCATCGCCCACATATCTGGAAAAAGAAAATTAGCACATTGTTTAGCACTAGATCAATAACGAGAAAATACTTTTATTTCTTACAACAGTATGGATACTAACCAACTTTTGATGTGTATACATATGACTGAAGGAGTACTTCGGGTGCCCTATACCTATTAGTAAAAAGACTTTTGGGTCAGTAAGGCAGTAATTTATAGCATCTACTCGACATATGACTTATAAGTAAAGAAAGACTCGTTGCAACATAAAGAAAAAAGAGAAGTGAATCTTACCAGCGTGTAGAAACATACTCGGTAAAAGGTGGACTCGAATTAACCTCCCTTGCCAGACCAAAATCAGCAATCTTGATGATGTCTTTAGAGACCAATAGATTTTCTGCAACAACCAACATAGTATAAAGATAGATTCTTGACAAACTATTGAACCATGATCGCTAGAAAGACACTGATGAAAATCAATATTGTCAATCTTCACAGCAGATGTTTATAGCTTTATATAAATTGACACCTCAAGGCTATTAATTACCTGGCTTAAGATCGCGGTGGAAGTAACCACGCTGATGCATATAAGAAAGGCCTTGTAAGACTTGAAAGCACCAGTTTCTAATATCAGCTTCTGCGAAAAGCTTTTTTCGATCCTTCATAAGCTGATAAAGATTGCACTCCTGATCAAGTAAGAATGACATGCGCAGATTCAGTTAAATGAATTAAAGTGTACGCAAAAATAGCAATCTACAAGCAGGAAGAAGTATACCATGTACTCAAAGACAAAGTATAGGATATCATGTTCCCGGATGACTTCCTTCAGCTTCACGATGTTTGGATGATTCATCCTCCTAAGCGACTAGTAGGAGAAAAGGGGAGGAATCAGTAAACATACGCTAAACAAGACAAAAGAGCATGTTAACAAACGCAATTCACTACCTTCACTTCTCTCAGATTAATACATTCTTCCCATGAGTAGTATTTCTTTTTCATTTTCTTAATTGCAACCTGCTCATTGAAAACTTCAGTTGGTAAGAAAACCGAGCACAGAACATTAAGCAGGCATAGACAGTTCTCAAAGAAAGAAACTTACAACTTCACCCGTCTGCTTATTGATAGCTCGCCAAACAGTACCAAAAGTTCCATCACCAACCTCTTTTATTAACTTGTACCTATAAATTCATGTCAGGGAGAAGCAAACTTATAAGCAATATATCAAGGAGACATATACCAAAAGGTGTTAAAAAAATTGAGAGATCTTTGAGCTACCTGTCCATATTCTTTACGGTAAAGCAAAGTAACCTCTTTATTTTATTTTTTTATGTATGTAAAGAACTTCTGAAAGATTTATATAGCATTAATCTTCCAGTAGTTCGTAGCAAGGACTGGACACCAAAGCAGTTAAATCAATGATTCTCCAGCTGGGTAGACTGACCGTTATTTACTTTGAGAACCAAGGGGTTGACCATTAAGGGAAAAGAAAGACAGCAAGAGAAGAGGAAAACACATACTGAGGAACTCAAAGGAACCAACAAGAAAGAATGTGTTGGCTGACAGGAAGAACCCGAAGCTCACAACAACTGACTCAGGGGTTAAGACTCAAGAAAATAGCATCATGTAAACTTGAAAACGAAACTGATATATTCTTCTTCAACCAGTGCCCATAAGAACAAGAAATGGAAGAGGGGGCTAACAGAGCTTTGTCTGCAGGGGGCAGATAAAGAGGTTTCTTTAGGACTATGCGAAGCAAGAATTTGCAGACTTCAACCCTGCAAAAGAAACAAAAAATCCCTAACTTTTAGCGGTTTTACCATTTCTTATATTGATTTTGCATTTACCAATTAAAAAAAAAAAAAAGAGGAAATATGTCTAAATAAAATCAATTAAAATCTGTAATTGGCAGCATCGTGTAGAGCAAAAACAAAACTGACAACAGCTTCAATATAGGAAAAAAACATACCAGTCTCAGAAATTTGCCTTCCCTAAAGATGATAGGAGAGAGTTTGAGAACTAAGTGCAGTTAACGAAAGA is a genomic window containing:
- the LOC106306214 gene encoding cadmium-induced protein AS8 isoform X1, which translates into the protein MVVMIIKGIFRRYEKWNPVHPTYGAFWGMGIGIGCGVGWGPGFGPEVIGYVGAGCGVGFSVGITLAGLGIGLPTNLLLAAPYNTVEATRKGAFKLFGNSLSIDGWSDVMPQFVGLQRQVSEMCSGFNKKPPLLDDAVDLKSLPLFIPHDCGSSGIHLLYMRKGLEDKNRGDSSAM
- the LOC106306214 gene encoding cadmium-induced protein AS8 isoform X2; its protein translation is MVVMIIKGIFRRYEKWNPVHPTYGAFWGMGIGIGCGVGWGPGFGPEVIGYVGAGCGVGFSVGITLAGLGIAVEATRKGAFKLFGNSLSIDGWSDVMPQFVGLQRQVSEMCSGFNKKPPLLDDAVDLKSLPLFIPHDCGSSGIHLLYMRKGLEDKNRGDSSAM
- the LOC106306213 gene encoding cyclin-dependent kinase F-4 isoform X2; amino-acid sequence: MDRYKLIKEVGDGTFGTVWRAINKQTGEVVAIKKMKKKYYSWEECINLREVKSLRRMNHPNIVKLKEVIREHDILYFVFEYMECNLYQLMKDRKKLFAEADIRNWCFQVLQGLSYMHQRGYFHRDLKPENLLVSKDIIKIADFGLAREVNSSPPFTEYVSTRWYRAPEVLLQSYVYTSKVDMWAMGAIMSELLSLRPIFPGASEADEIYKICDVIGSPTEETWLEGLNLANTINYQFPQLSGVPLSSLMPSASKDAINLITRLCSWDPCNRPTAEEALQHPFFQSCFYVPPSLRPKPSVARTPPVGPRGSFEQQPVKRQPVSLAKAKTFNSHSTPKSNTAFGSGVQRKLDLAKQDATRNTKPVRSSVKDSIYRPPGRKSPCSSVNKNRVARGVSETADKISNMSIRGTVSRRHSVSVMQQQQLKPPQMKAGCVGETRNMFIRPTQPTTNAYSRKVAG
- the LOC106306213 gene encoding cyclin-dependent kinase F-4 isoform X1, which codes for MDRYKLIKEVGDGTFGTVWRAINKQTGEVVAIKKMKKKYYSWEECINLREVKSLRRMNHPNIVKLKEVIREHDILYFVFEYMECNLYQLMKDRKKLFAEADIRNWCFQVLQGLSYMHQRGYFHRDLKPENLLVSKDIIKIADFGLAREVNSSPPFTEYVSTRWYRAPEVLLQSYVYTSKVDMWAMGAIMSELLSLRPIFPGASEADEIYKICDVIGSPTEETWLEGLNLANTINYQFPQLSGVPLSSLMPSASKDAINLITRLCSWDPCNRPTAEEALQHPFFQSCFYVPPSLRPKPSVARTPPVGPRGSFEQQPVKRQPVSLAKAKTFNSHSTPKSNTAFGSGVQRKLDLAKQDATRNTKPVRSSVKDSIYRPPGRKSPCNAAGSSVNKNRVARGVSETADKISNMSIRGTVSRRHSVSVMQQQQLKPPQMKAGCVGETRNMFIRPTQPTTNAYSRKVAG